In Atribacteraceae bacterium, the following are encoded in one genomic region:
- the pdhA gene encoding pyruvate dehydrogenase (acetyl-transferring) E1 component subunit alpha, with translation MKKEDKEKLLGMYRDMLRIRVFEETVSDLFAQDKIRGTTHLYIGQEAVAVGVCAAIRPEDYITSTHRGHGHCIAKGATLDRMMAELFGKIDGYCKGKGGSLHIADLHAGNLGANGIVGGGIPIATGSGLTSRYKKSGKVTVCFFGDGAANTGAFHEAVNLAAVWKLPVIFVCENNLYAMSTPVREAFSIQDIAERGQTYGIPGMTVDGMDVLAVKEAVEQAVQRARRGEGPTLIECKTYRYLGHSKNDPRAYRSKDEEKQWKERDPIRRHRSWLIENKVAKKSEIETIEEMVGREAEEAVEFAEKSPYPPLSEITTDVYVDEDFAQIERQKGTRVVDSITDFASEGMRELTFRDALNEALQEELEQNADVVLIGEDIGLYGGAYGVTRGLWENFGGERVRNTPISEAAIVGACVGAAITGLRPVGELMYVDFAGLAMDQLYNQGAKIRYMFGGKARVPMVIRTEGGCGRSSGAHHAQSLEAWFMHVPGLKVVMPATPFDAKGLLKASVREDNPIVFIEHKMLYNTKGPVPEGEYLIPVGKADVKRPGTDVTLIAYSRMLLTALEAADRLAADNIHVEVVDPRTLLPLDMETITASVKKTHRVVIVSEACKTAGPAAEIAMRISEEAFDDLDAPIVRLGAADAPVPCSRYLEDNSIPSVEDVVMAVKSVLVGNR, from the coding sequence ATGAAAAAAGAGGATAAAGAAAAACTTCTGGGAATGTACCGGGATATGCTTCGCATCAGGGTTTTTGAGGAAACGGTAAGCGACCTTTTCGCCCAGGACAAAATCCGGGGAACCACTCATCTTTATATCGGCCAGGAGGCGGTGGCCGTCGGCGTCTGTGCGGCGATTCGGCCGGAGGACTACATTACATCGACCCATCGCGGTCATGGTCACTGCATTGCCAAGGGAGCCACCCTTGACAGAATGATGGCCGAACTTTTTGGGAAAATCGACGGGTACTGCAAAGGCAAGGGAGGATCGCTCCATATCGCCGACCTTCATGCCGGAAATCTCGGTGCGAATGGTATCGTCGGTGGTGGTATTCCGATTGCGACCGGGTCCGGACTTACCAGCCGGTATAAAAAATCCGGCAAAGTGACTGTCTGCTTTTTCGGAGATGGAGCGGCGAATACCGGTGCTTTTCACGAGGCGGTGAATTTGGCTGCGGTCTGGAAGCTTCCGGTGATTTTCGTGTGTGAAAACAATCTCTATGCCATGTCCACCCCGGTCCGGGAAGCCTTTTCCATACAGGATATCGCCGAGCGAGGCCAAACTTATGGCATTCCTGGGATGACGGTTGACGGGATGGATGTTCTGGCCGTGAAGGAGGCGGTGGAACAAGCGGTCCAACGAGCGCGGCGGGGCGAGGGACCGACGTTGATCGAATGCAAGACATACCGGTATCTTGGTCATTCCAAGAACGACCCCCGAGCCTACCGGAGCAAGGACGAGGAAAAACAATGGAAAGAACGCGATCCGATCCGGCGCCATCGAAGCTGGCTTATAGAAAATAAAGTTGCCAAGAAGTCAGAAATTGAAACCATTGAGGAAATGGTGGGGCGGGAAGCGGAAGAGGCGGTTGAGTTTGCCGAAAAGAGCCCCTATCCCCCACTTTCGGAGATTACGACCGATGTGTATGTCGACGAGGACTTCGCTCAGATCGAACGGCAAAAAGGTACCCGGGTAGTTGACTCGATCACCGATTTCGCTTCTGAGGGGATGCGGGAACTGACCTTCCGCGATGCATTGAACGAAGCGCTGCAAGAGGAGTTGGAACAGAATGCTGATGTGGTCCTCATCGGCGAGGATATCGGACTCTACGGTGGCGCGTATGGGGTAACCCGGGGTTTGTGGGAGAACTTCGGAGGTGAACGGGTACGTAACACTCCCATCTCTGAGGCGGCCATTGTGGGGGCTTGTGTAGGAGCGGCCATCACCGGATTACGGCCGGTTGGTGAATTGATGTATGTCGATTTCGCTGGCTTGGCCATGGATCAACTCTACAATCAGGGAGCGAAAATCCGCTACATGTTTGGCGGAAAAGCCCGGGTGCCCATGGTGATCAGAACCGAGGGCGGATGTGGGCGCTCTTCCGGTGCGCATCACGCCCAGAGTCTCGAAGCCTGGTTCATGCACGTTCCCGGTCTTAAAGTCGTCATGCCCGCTACGCCATTCGACGCCAAAGGGCTGTTGAAAGCGTCCGTTCGGGAAGACAACCCCATCGTTTTTATCGAACACAAAATGCTGTACAACACAAAAGGGCCAGTCCCCGAGGGAGAATATTTGATACCTGTGGGGAAAGCCGATGTGAAGCGTCCCGGAACGGACGTGACCTTGATCGCCTATTCCCGCATGCTGTTGACCGCCCTGGAAGCGGCAGACCGGCTGGCCGCGGATAACATTCACGTCGAGGTTGTCGATCCTCGGACATTGCTCCCCTTGGACATGGAAACCATCACTGCTTCGGTCAAAAAAACCCATCGCGTGGTGATCGTCTCCGAAGCCTGTAAAACGGCCGGACCGGCAGCCGAGATTGCCATGCGGATTTCGGAGGAGGCTTTCGATGACCTGGACGCACCGATCGTCCGGTTGGGAGCGGCGGATGCCCCGGTTCCCTGCAGCCGGTATCTTGAAGACAATTCGATACCTTCGGTTGAGGATGTGGTCATGGCGGTGAAAAGTGTACTGGTAGGGAATAGGTAG
- a CDS encoding MFS transporter: MLNRKETVRLYALVTLAFYLLAFSVIVSHAVLPEWITTFEITPGRAGRVFFVYYLTYVINTLLSGVLSDRFGKKPVLVLGQLFLAVGTFLVATAHTFPVIEAGMLVMGLGGGFNEAPLTGLISEKFIGREGTALNLSQISFGVGAASGPLLAGILLDGGFSWRIVFLIPAGVFAFLLTIFLLEKKFFTGERKTFTRRGAKALVRNQGGFLVISFLAMFLYVGSEIGSSSWMGTYVVRELGGSFYAGGLSIAGFWGMITVGRLLFAFLARYFSYSSLLRVSSVVSLAFLVLVQMSGQVNLAILSFMGLGLGYSAIWPLLVAVVASKVESMKATAISMVVAFGGLGALVFPWLLGILGELLGLRSIFIVVTVLVGGLAVVFWSNVFGEKREGTQLGLSRN; the protein is encoded by the coding sequence ATGCTGAACAGAAAAGAAACCGTAAGACTGTACGCGCTGGTTACCCTGGCCTTTTATCTTTTGGCCTTTTCGGTGATCGTATCCCATGCGGTACTGCCGGAGTGGATTACAACATTCGAAATCACACCGGGACGAGCCGGACGGGTTTTCTTCGTGTACTATCTGACCTATGTCATCAACACCTTACTCAGCGGGGTGTTGAGTGACCGTTTCGGGAAAAAACCCGTTCTGGTTCTGGGACAGTTGTTCCTGGCGGTGGGAACGTTTCTCGTCGCTACCGCCCACACCTTTCCGGTGATTGAAGCCGGTATGTTGGTGATGGGCCTGGGAGGTGGGTTTAATGAAGCGCCGCTGACTGGCCTGATCTCGGAGAAGTTCATTGGCCGAGAGGGTACCGCTCTCAATCTCAGCCAGATTTCTTTTGGGGTAGGGGCGGCTTCCGGCCCCCTCTTGGCTGGCATTCTCCTGGACGGGGGTTTCTCCTGGCGGATCGTGTTTCTGATCCCGGCGGGGGTATTTGCCTTTTTGTTGACTATTTTCCTCTTGGAAAAGAAGTTTTTCACCGGAGAGCGGAAAACTTTCACCCGAAGGGGAGCCAAGGCCTTGGTCCGAAATCAGGGGGGCTTCCTGGTGATCAGTTTCTTGGCTATGTTTCTTTATGTCGGTTCGGAAATCGGATCTTCGTCATGGATGGGAACCTATGTTGTCCGGGAACTGGGGGGCAGCTTCTATGCGGGAGGGCTTTCGATAGCCGGATTTTGGGGGATGATCACCGTGGGCCGGCTGCTTTTTGCCTTTTTGGCCCGTTATTTTTCCTACAGCTCCCTACTGCGGGTTTCCTCGGTGGTCAGCCTCGCGTTTCTGGTTCTTGTACAGATGAGTGGACAGGTGAATTTGGCGATCCTTTCATTTATGGGATTGGGTCTGGGTTATTCAGCGATTTGGCCATTGCTTGTCGCGGTTGTGGCCAGTAAAGTAGAATCGATGAAAGCGACCGCGATCAGTATGGTAGTAGCCTTTGGGGGGCTGGGAGCCCTGGTGTTTCCCTGGTTGTTGGGAATTCTGGGAGAACTCCTGGGATTACGCTCCATTTTCATTGTGGTGACCGTTCTGGTGGGCGGCTTGGCCGTTGTCTTCTGGTCGAATGTTTTCGGAGAGAAAAGGGAGGGGACCCAACTTGGCCTTAGCAGGAATTGA
- a CDS encoding carbohydrate kinase family protein, producing MTCCGILVADLLGRPIERFPEKGRLALVPEMELHAGGGAHNTGVILSKLGVETAVIGKVGRDDLGEFLLNTLKRQGIDTRGIAITEEFGTSATMVIVDGQGERTFLHYTGANRALRADDVRTEFFSGSKILHISGTFLMPGIDGEGTAQVFRRAQEQGILTTLDTYWDDTGRWLPVIEPCLSHLDIFISNRDESSAISGRMDLVDNARFFLDYGIKTVAIKMGNEGSFIMTAEDKILVPPFVVETVDGSGAGDAFSAGFLVGVLKGWDFYRTGRFANACGALCVQKIGATQGVGSHDAVDRFIHDYDHR from the coding sequence GTGACCTGTTGCGGAATTCTGGTAGCCGATTTACTGGGAAGACCGATTGAACGGTTTCCGGAAAAAGGGAGACTGGCACTCGTTCCCGAGATGGAACTACATGCGGGTGGTGGAGCACACAATACCGGGGTGATCCTCAGCAAACTCGGGGTGGAAACCGCAGTCATCGGAAAAGTAGGCCGGGACGACCTGGGTGAATTTCTTCTCAACACCTTGAAACGGCAGGGAATTGATACCCGGGGCATCGCTATCACTGAAGAATTCGGCACCTCGGCGACCATGGTCATCGTCGATGGGCAGGGCGAGAGAACCTTTCTTCATTATACCGGGGCCAATCGGGCCTTGCGTGCGGACGATGTGCGGACGGAGTTTTTTTCCGGGTCAAAAATATTGCATATCTCCGGAACCTTTCTGATGCCCGGCATCGATGGAGAGGGCACCGCTCAGGTTTTTCGAAGAGCCCAGGAGCAGGGTATCCTCACGACTCTGGATACCTACTGGGACGATACCGGCCGTTGGCTTCCGGTCATTGAGCCGTGCCTGTCTCACCTCGATATTTTTATCTCGAATCGGGATGAGTCGTCCGCGATTTCCGGCCGCATGGATTTAGTGGACAACGCCCGCTTCTTCCTCGATTACGGTATCAAAACCGTGGCCATCAAGATGGGGAACGAGGGGAGTTTCATTATGACCGCCGAAGACAAAATCCTCGTTCCCCCCTTCGTGGTCGAGACGGTTGATGGGAGTGGAGCGGGAGACGCTTTTTCCGCCGGTTTCCTGGTCGGGGTTCTCAAGGGTTGGGATTTTTACCGGACCGGACGTTTCGCCAATGCCTGCGGGGCCCTATGTGTCCAAAAAATAGGTGCCACTCAGGGAGTGGGGAGCCACGACGCCGTAGACCGTTTTATACACGATTATGACCACCGGTAA
- a CDS encoding sugar-binding transcriptional regulator, producing the protein MNNRNENLELITRIAWLHFMEGMTQRNVALSLGLSQPKVARLIEKAQKMGIVRISIESPIANCLKIEREFKKTFRINDALIIPADGGDLFASLGRAGAWYLEKVLSDGDLLGIAWGRTLKQVALSVRSARVKNLKLVTLVGGLTSSASLNPYTIGEKLASIFEGECYYLYAPAVVENEATRNFYMNEKINQKTLDLARHATWSMVGIGSVDVRHSIYSLTGFIDYHELEALKQKKAVGDIAGQFYNIQGDILDTPLHQRTVAIPLEDIRTMHNVIGIAGGEEKVAAILGALRGRFIKILITDEQTARRVMELNLRDTSQEGYF; encoded by the coding sequence ATGAATAATCGAAACGAAAACCTGGAACTGATCACCCGTATCGCCTGGCTCCATTTCATGGAAGGTATGACCCAACGTAACGTGGCGCTGTCTCTGGGCCTTTCCCAGCCCAAGGTCGCCCGTCTGATCGAGAAGGCGCAAAAAATGGGAATTGTCAGGATTTCCATCGAGTCGCCGATCGCCAACTGTTTGAAAATAGAGCGGGAGTTCAAGAAAACTTTTCGAATCAACGACGCCCTGATCATCCCTGCAGACGGCGGCGATCTTTTTGCAAGCCTGGGCCGGGCTGGCGCTTGGTACCTGGAAAAAGTCCTGTCCGACGGCGATCTTCTCGGAATCGCCTGGGGACGGACGTTAAAGCAGGTTGCCCTTTCAGTGCGATCCGCCCGCGTGAAAAATTTGAAATTGGTTACCCTTGTCGGTGGACTTACCTCATCCGCATCCCTCAATCCCTATACCATCGGTGAAAAACTTGCCTCTATTTTCGAAGGCGAATGTTATTATCTTTATGCGCCGGCGGTAGTTGAAAACGAAGCAACCCGGAATTTCTACATGAACGAAAAGATTAACCAGAAAACTTTAGACTTGGCCCGTCATGCGACCTGGTCGATGGTGGGGATCGGATCTGTCGATGTCCGACATTCGATTTATTCTTTGACTGGTTTTATCGACTACCATGAACTCGAGGCGTTAAAACAAAAAAAAGCGGTGGGAGATATTGCTGGCCAGTTTTATAATATCCAGGGCGATATTCTCGATACCCCTCTTCATCAACGCACTGTAGCCATACCGCTTGAGGATATCCGGACCATGCATAACGTTATTGGCATAGCCGGGGGAGAAGAAAAAGTGGCAGCGATTCTCGGAGCGCTCCGCGGACGATTTATCAAGATTCTGATCACCGACGAACAGACAGCCCGGCGGGTAATGGAATTGAACCTGCGGGATACAAGTCAGGAGGGATATTTTTGA
- a CDS encoding TIM barrel protein — translation MISKGFATGIWTFGPGSDRFCTHGYKKGADFAESLDIARSIDGLTGLMMHYPEPVNERTAEGIKKALDERGLALASCEVDLFSDPAFALGSLMSQQEGLRRRAIEMSKRAMDMAECLGAEAMNLWPGQDGFDYPFQIDYRIQWDLMIEAIREIAESNPRVKLSLEYKLREPRTHSSINSSGIALFIAQAVGLPNVGVTIDLGHAFNCKESPANVVALLDKYRKLFILHLNDNFRDWDDDMAVGTVHFWETLEFVYELNRSSYEGWLGLDIFPYREDASQACALSIENIRYMLEVVHRLDMNTLRVIQKEANALEAMRYIKRIL, via the coding sequence ATGATCAGCAAAGGTTTTGCCACGGGAATTTGGACGTTCGGACCAGGTTCGGACCGTTTTTGTACTCATGGGTATAAAAAGGGAGCGGACTTTGCGGAATCGCTCGATATTGCCCGCTCGATCGACGGATTGACGGGATTGATGATGCACTACCCCGAACCGGTGAACGAGCGGACTGCCGAAGGGATCAAAAAAGCTCTGGACGAAAGGGGGCTGGCCCTGGCCTCCTGTGAAGTCGATTTGTTCAGTGATCCGGCCTTTGCCCTGGGCAGCCTGATGTCTCAGCAGGAGGGACTGCGAAGGCGGGCGATCGAGATGAGCAAACGAGCTATGGACATGGCCGAATGCCTTGGAGCGGAGGCCATGAACCTGTGGCCCGGCCAGGATGGTTTCGATTACCCCTTTCAGATCGATTACCGCATCCAGTGGGACCTGATGATCGAAGCGATCCGGGAAATCGCGGAATCCAACCCCCGGGTGAAACTGAGCTTGGAATATAAGCTCCGGGAACCCCGCACTCATTCCTCGATCAATTCTTCGGGGATCGCCCTTTTTATCGCCCAGGCGGTAGGACTTCCCAATGTCGGAGTAACCATCGATCTGGGTCATGCGTTCAATTGTAAGGAGTCTCCGGCCAACGTCGTGGCTCTCCTGGACAAATACCGGAAGCTCTTCATCCTTCATCTGAACGACAATTTCCGGGACTGGGACGACGATATGGCGGTGGGAACCGTCCACTTTTGGGAAACCCTGGAATTCGTTTATGAACTCAATCGCTCCAGCTACGAAGGGTGGCTGGGACTCGATATTTTCCCTTACCGAGAAGACGCTTCTCAGGCCTGTGCGTTGAGCATTGAAAATATCCGGTATATGCTCGAAGTCGTGCATCGGCTCGATATGAACACTCTACGCGTGATTCAGAAGGAGGCAAATGCTCTGGAAGCCATGCGCTATATCAAGAGGATCTTGTAG
- a CDS encoding AI-2E family transporter encodes MAMTEEKENTAIVNILGKIYILVIIAGSLYLIHRLRSVLLPFALAGMFAYALAPLAGILHRKGFSWKLSATLVFCLLILSGIILLLLVVPTTISQSRELIEELPEYVGEFLTLIERVNHRFFPHVDVSLPLRRFLEDVTANLPDYLTRILRWIGEFAYILVRVLFVGLVITPFILYFFLIDAAKIRSTLTGLVSQPRRKEFISLMREIDLVVGGFIRGRILISLFVGGSAAVGLFLLGIEFPLVIGIFAGVMDILPHVGPIAGAIPALVFASVHSPLHVVAVLALFGGINLLEGVYLLPRLMGMEMNLHPMTVLFAVLVGGALYGPFGLIVSIPVAGVIKVLINHAVRPVPKPRKKQNKSTR; translated from the coding sequence ATGGCTATGACTGAAGAGAAGGAAAATACAGCAATCGTAAATATCCTTGGGAAAATATATATCCTGGTGATCATTGCCGGGTCCCTTTACCTCATTCACCGCTTACGTTCGGTTCTTTTACCCTTCGCCTTGGCCGGGATGTTTGCCTACGCTCTTGCTCCCCTGGCCGGCATCCTTCATCGCAAGGGTTTCTCCTGGAAATTATCCGCTACTCTTGTGTTCTGTCTCCTGATTTTGTCGGGCATCATCCTTCTCTTATTAGTCGTTCCGACAACGATAAGCCAATCTCGAGAGTTGATCGAGGAACTTCCAGAATATGTTGGGGAATTTCTCACTCTGATCGAGCGGGTAAACCACCGATTTTTCCCCCATGTGGATGTTTCGCTGCCCTTGCGGCGATTTCTGGAAGACGTGACGGCCAACCTTCCCGACTATCTGACCCGGATACTGAGATGGATCGGCGAGTTTGCATATATATTGGTCCGCGTTCTCTTTGTCGGGCTGGTCATCACTCCTTTCATTCTCTATTTTTTCCTGATTGATGCTGCGAAAATCCGTTCGACCCTCACTGGTCTGGTGTCCCAGCCGCGCCGGAAAGAATTTATCTCGCTGATGCGGGAAATCGACCTTGTCGTAGGCGGATTTATCCGGGGCCGAATATTGATCTCGTTGTTTGTGGGAGGAAGCGCCGCCGTGGGGCTTTTTCTCCTCGGTATTGAATTTCCCCTGGTGATTGGCATTTTTGCCGGAGTGATGGATATCCTTCCCCATGTCGGACCGATCGCCGGAGCGATTCCCGCATTGGTCTTTGCTTCGGTTCATTCCCCGCTGCATGTTGTCGCGGTCCTGGCGTTGTTCGGGGGGATCAATCTGCTTGAAGGGGTCTACCTTCTGCCCCGACTGATGGGTATGGAAATGAATCTGCACCCCATGACCGTTTTATTCGCGGTTCTGGTGGGGGGAGCGCTCTATGGTCCCTTCGGTCTGATCGTTTCTATACCGGTTGCCGGGGTGATCAAGGTGCTGATCAATCACGCTGTCCGCCCCGTTCCGAAACCCCGGAAAAAACAGAATAAATCCACGCGGTAA
- a CDS encoding FGGY-family carbohydrate kinase, with translation MALAGIDVGTSGCKVAVFREDGRLLANSSREYPFIAPRPGWLELDARAVWEAIKQALSEAVALSPEPVTVCGVASHGETLVPVDATGEPIANAIANFDVRAESYTSFWRERIDPLKSFQISGMPLHGMYTVNKLMWLRDNRPTLYDRARKFTCMEDYVIFRLNGCEPVIDYSLAARTMLFDVTEKRWAPELLTLAGIDREKLSRVVPSGEAAGTVCPAVADEVGLSRRVLIATGGHDQACGVLGCGGRLPGEAMYGVGTSECMAINLGREPILTREMMEASFCCYPHTETDSYITLTYIASGGSVLRWFRDEFGHEERRQAQEQGKDPYEFLIAGASARPASIFVLPHFAGSGTPYLDERSRGAIIGLTVGSGKGEITRAILESLTYEMKVNLDLFEEFGIPIGNLRVIGGGSRSPLWLQIKADILEKPLLTLSTGEAVALGTAMLAGKAGGVFKDLAQAREAMVAFRERVDPREEYREAYRERFRIYRKLYGALREINREISTLL, from the coding sequence TTGGCCTTAGCAGGAATTGACGTGGGGACCAGCGGTTGCAAGGTGGCCGTGTTCAGGGAGGATGGAAGGTTGCTGGCGAATTCCAGCCGGGAGTATCCTTTTATTGCGCCGCGTCCGGGATGGCTGGAACTGGATGCCCGTGCCGTTTGGGAGGCGATAAAACAGGCGTTGTCGGAGGCGGTCGCGCTCTCGCCGGAACCGGTCACCGTGTGTGGGGTTGCGTCCCACGGCGAAACCCTGGTCCCGGTCGATGCCACGGGTGAGCCGATCGCCAACGCCATTGCTAATTTCGACGTCCGGGCGGAAAGCTACACCTCGTTCTGGCGGGAAAGAATCGACCCATTGAAAAGTTTCCAGATTTCCGGGATGCCCCTTCACGGGATGTATACAGTCAACAAGCTCATGTGGTTACGGGACAACCGGCCGACCCTGTACGATCGGGCCAGAAAATTTACCTGTATGGAAGACTATGTGATCTTCCGCCTGAATGGGTGTGAGCCAGTGATCGATTATTCACTGGCTGCCCGAACCATGCTTTTCGATGTCACAGAAAAACGCTGGGCCCCCGAGCTCCTGACTCTGGCTGGTATCGACCGGGAGAAGCTATCCCGGGTGGTACCTTCCGGTGAGGCGGCCGGTACGGTATGTCCGGCAGTGGCTGACGAGGTGGGACTGTCCCGGCGAGTGTTGATCGCGACCGGCGGACACGACCAGGCCTGCGGAGTGCTGGGCTGTGGTGGGCGCCTGCCGGGAGAAGCCATGTACGGCGTGGGAACCTCGGAATGTATGGCAATCAACCTGGGCCGGGAACCGATTCTCACCCGGGAGATGATGGAGGCGAGTTTTTGCTGTTACCCGCATACCGAAACGGACTCTTATATCACTTTGACCTATATCGCTTCCGGAGGCTCGGTGTTACGCTGGTTCCGGGATGAATTCGGACACGAGGAACGTAGGCAGGCACAGGAACAGGGAAAAGATCCGTATGAGTTTCTCATTGCCGGCGCGTCAGCCCGGCCGGCTTCAATCTTTGTACTCCCCCATTTTGCCGGATCGGGAACTCCCTATCTCGATGAGCGTTCCCGGGGAGCGATCATCGGATTGACCGTGGGAAGCGGCAAGGGGGAGATCACCCGGGCAATCCTGGAAAGCCTGACCTATGAGATGAAAGTCAACCTGGACCTCTTTGAAGAATTCGGGATCCCTATTGGCAACCTGCGGGTTATCGGCGGAGGGTCCCGATCCCCATTGTGGCTCCAGATCAAGGCCGATATTCTGGAGAAACCCCTGCTCACCCTGTCCACCGGGGAGGCGGTGGCCCTGGGCACTGCCATGCTGGCCGGCAAAGCCGGTGGCGTCTTCAAAGACCTCGCTCAGGCCCGGGAAGCGATGGTGGCGTTTCGGGAACGGGTCGATCCTCGGGAGGAATATCGGGAGGCCTACCGGGAACGATTTCGAATATACCGGAAATTGTACGGCGCCCTACGGGAGATTAACCGGGAGATCAGCACATTGCTTTGA